The genomic segment GGAGAATCACGGGGTGGATATCGCCGTGCACGGCCGCCGTCGCGGCGAGGCCGAGGGCGGCGGGCAGCGCATGACCTTCCACGCCAACGACATCGTGGACACCACCGCGCCCTACGATCTCGTCTCCAAGATGCGCGCCAGCTTCTGGGTCATCGGCCCGCTGCTGGCCCGCGAGCACAACGCCCGCGTCTCGCTCCCCGGCGGCTGCGCCATCGGCACCCGCCCGGTCGACCTCTTCCTCTACGGCCTCAAGGCCCTGGGCGCCGACATCGACATCGATGAAGGCTATGTCGTGGCCAAGGCGCCCAAGGGCGGGCTCGTCGGCACCACCATCACCTTCCCCAAGGTCTCGGTGGGCGCCACCCACACGATCCTGATGGCGGCGACCCTGGCCAAGGGCACCACCATCATCGAGAACGCCGCCCGCGAACCCGAGATCGGCAACGTCGCCGAGTGCCTGGTCGCCATGGGCGCCAAGATCTCCGGCATCGGCACCGAACGCCTCGTCATCGAGGGCGTCTCCGAACTCCACGGCGCCACCCACGAAGTGCTGCCCGACCGCATCGAGACCGGCACCTATGCCATGGCCGCCGCCATGGCCGGCGGCAACGTGCTGCTGCGCGGCGCCCGCCCCGAACACCTCCAGGCCGCGCTCGATACCCTCTCGGCCTCCGGCGTCCACATCACCAGCGAGGCCGACGGCATCCGCGTCTACCGCAACGGCAACGGCATCCAGCCGGTCGATATCGAGACCCAGCCGTTCCCCGGTTTCCCGACGGACCTGCAGGCCCAGTTCATGGCGCTGATGACCATGTCCACGGGCACCTCCCACATCCGCGAGACCATCTTCGAGAACCGCTACATGCACGTGGCCGAACTCGCCCGCTTCGGCGCCGACATCTCCGTGGATGGCCAGTTGGCCACCGTCCACGGAAAATCCCAGTTGAAGGGCGCCCAGGTGATGGCCACCGACCTGCGCGCCTCGGTCTCGCTCGTCATCGCGGGCCTGGCCGCGCGCGGCGAAACCATCGTCAACCGCGTCTATCACCTCGACCGCGGTTTTGAGCGCCTCGAAGAAAAGCTCTCGCGCTGCGGCGCCGAAATCGAGCGCCTGGCGAGCTGACCGGCCCGCCGCCTCCCGCTCTTTCCTTACTCCAGCACTTCGCGCCGCGCGGCCCCCGGGTCGCGCGGTTTGCTTTGGTCGGGCGGGCCCCGAGGCGGAATCCGCCTCATGGGTGAATTAGAAACGAGACGCATTCCGCCTCGGGGCGCCGGGATTTTGAGGACCTGGCGATCGAATGCTCCGTTCCGGCCGGCTTGATCGTCGAGCCCCGGATTCGAGCAGCGTCCCATGGACCCATGCAGGAGAAGCGACGCCCCCGCACGCCCGGCTGTCCCCACCGCCGCTGGTCGCTCTGCAGTCCGCCCGATGCGGTGGGGATGGGTGGAGTGTAGGCTGGGTGGGGAGTGGGGGGATAAGTTCTTGTGGGCGGACGCTACCTTAATCCAACCCAGCAGAAACCAAGATCTTACGATGTGCGCGACGACCAACTATGGCAAGGTATTGAACATCTTTATGTAGGGGCATCACAATGAATTGGAGGTTGCCACTGGTAACTCTAACCTTGGACGCTAGGGGCGTAGGTCTACCTGCTCAGTTGGCCGCCAAGGAGGTGTACAGCATTTTCGCCTTAACCTACCCGGCGATCCAAAAAGCAGATCTGTCGAATGTCCCTTCATTAGCTCACGAGACTGTTCACTATCACATGGAGTTGCTTGGTCGCTCGCCACAGGAGGAACTCGCATCCATCAACCGGCGACTTACCGCCATGTGCGTATCCGACCTCGCGCGGGGTGTCAGGCAATCTTTGGAAGATGCAGCAACGCATATCGACATCGTATCCGAATTGTCGCCAGACAAGTTCCGCGAGGAGATAGGGGATGGGCCCGAAGACACTATGACGGAAGCGATCCGGGCAGCTGTAGTCGCACGTCAGGAAGCAATACGGCGGCGAGCACAAGGCATGAGCCACCCAAAACTGGTACAGAAAGTGGTCAGTAGCCTTCGGGCGCCGTTGTCGTGGACACCTGAACTCGCGTCTTTTCAGAAACTGCGGAATTGCCTCGAGCATCGCGGCGGCATCGTGGGCCGCCAGGATGTCGACGAGACAAATACGATGAGCCTTCGGTTGCCGTACTTGAAAGTTAATGTCATCGGCGCCAGCGGCTCGGTCGCGCCGCTTGAAATTGGCAGGGAGCTTCGAGAATCGTCAAGCATCGAAGTGGAGGTCGCCGTCAGAACCACCAGGTTCAACCTGGGAGAGACCGTCGATATCGAGCCGGTGCGCGTCGGTGAAATAGCGTTCGCATGCTGGGTGTTTGCGGTCGATATTGTCGATAAGCTAGTTCCGGCTGCGGCGCAATCGAGTAAACACAAGATATACATTTAGATAGGATCGTCGGTATACTTTCATAAAGGGCGCAATGATTAAGTGATTCGCGGAAATGAAAATGAAGATATGTGGTGTAGCCATTACCGGCTCTACGGCAAATTTGGCGATCGTGTTCCTTGATGAGAACGGCAGCGCCCAGCATTATCCGTGTCAGACCCGCAAGATTTCTTTAGATGATGAGAAGTCCTACCAGTCGTTAGCGGCCTTTGCACAAGCCATTGCGGCTTTCGCGCACGAGAACGGGGTAGACGCCTTCTGCATCAAGGAGCGCGCCCTGACCGGGCCGATGGCCGGAGGTGGAACCACTTTCAAGATAGAAACGCTGATCCAGTATTGCAGCGGCAAGCCCGTCCACTTTGTCCATGCGAACACTCTGAGAAAATTCGAGAAAACGAACCTTGCTGGATTGCCGGCTGGGCTGCAGGCCTACCTGCATGATCCATACCGCGCCGGGGCTTACCACCTGAGTTTAGGTTAATCTGGTGCCTTTCGATATCAGTCTCTTGCCGGAGAATGTTCGCCCGACTGTTCAGCGGCTGCAGAAAACGATCACATTCAGCGACAACATAACCAAGGGTGCCAACGGCTACGTGTTGATCGGTCATAATAACCTACTGGATCGCCCGCAGGTTATGAAGATCTATTATTGGGGAGGGGGAGCTCATATCGAGCCCACGCTACTGGCGAAGCTCGAGTTCCCCAATATTCTGAAAGTGGACAGCGCAGAGCCGATAGACGAAGATGACGCCTATTTCATAACACGTTTTTGCGGCGGCGGTGACCTTGACGATCAACTCGCCGAAAAGGCTTTTGGTCCGCGAGAAGGAATAGATATTCTGCTTCAGATCGCCTCAGGCGTGAGCTACCTACACGGCCAAGGGTACCTCCACCGAGACTTGAAGCCGTCGAACGTGTTCTGCACAGATGGTGGCGTCTGGGTTGTAGGTGATTTCGGCTCGGTAGTGACCATGAACGAGGAGGGTTTCGCTTCCACGCAATCGAAGCACTCGATCATCTACCGACCGCCCGAAGATTTTGAGGAGGCAGCCCGCTTCTACCGCCAAGGCGACATCTACCAACTAGGCTTGCTCCTCTACCAAACCCTCGGTGGCCGCTTGGACTACGAGCAGGACAGCTGGCTGTCGCACGCCCAGATGAAGCAACGAGAGACATTGGGCGGCATCGAAGGTCACGTATACGCGCAGAGCTGTATCGGGTCAGTGATCCGCAAGGGCAAGGTACTCAAACTTGATACGCTTCCCGCGACGGTCCCCAAGCACCTGCGGCAGCTCATTCGTCAAGCTTGTCGAGTTGATTACAAAAGGCGTCCCGAAGCGGCTTCGGATTTCATCACTAAGCTCAACAACCTCCGGAGGAAAACGTTCGACTGGAAGGTAGTTGATGGCCTTTACCAACTAGATGTAAAGGGCAGGTCATTTCGACTCACTCCTGTCGATGGTGACCTGCAGGTCGAAAAGCGCGTTGCGGGGGGGTGGAAGAAGCAGCATGGTTTGCGGTTTAGTGATCCGCTACTGGCGGTTGGCGAAGTAGAAGACCTAGCAAGTTAGGCGCTCTCACCAGGGGTGTCCTCTGTGTCCACGGGTGTGACGTCAATCTGTCGCATGCTCGTAACGCACTCCGACCGAATCGACCCACCCCCCATTTCCCCTAACGCCCTAGCCTCGCCCCGCAACTTCTTGTAGATCGAACCGCAATCACCAGATTACCGTTACCCGTAGACCCTTCGGAATCAGGAACGACATGGCCGATCTCAAGCTGCTGGCGCTTGATAGCGACGATCTGGCGGTAATCTCCGCCCACACCCAGGATGCGGTCGTCCGCGTCGGGGACATGGGCTATGCCCAGCGCGACAAGCGCTTTGCCCTGCTGATGAACCGCTATGACTGGGAAGCGGGCACCGTGCGCAACAAGGGCGTGCGCAAGCGCGCCGCGCTGCATTTCGATCGCGTGCTTTCGGTCGCCAGCGCCGGCATCGATACCAATGCGCGCGAGGGCGTGCTTGAATTGCTCGCCATTTCCTTTACCGAAACCGATGCCCCCGCGGGCATCGTGGAACTGACTTTCGCCGGCGGCGGCACGGTGCGGCTCGAGGTCGAAGTCCTCGAAGCGCGCCTGCAGGACCTCGGCGCCGCCTGGGCCGCCAAGGCCCAGCCCCAGCACAGCCTCTAACCGGATCCTCTCGCCCATGCCTTCGTTCCTCGATACCCGCGACGCCGATTTTGCGGCCCGCTTCCAGGCGCTGCTCGAAGGCAAGCGCGAAAGCTCCCAGGAAGTCGGCGACGTCGTCAACACCATCATCGCGGACGTGCGGGCGCGCGGCGATGACGCCCTGGTCGAACTCACCAACAAGTTCGACAAGGCCAATGTGACGCCCTCCACGCTGCGCTTCACCCAGGAGGAGATCGAGGCGGCGGCCGCCCGCGTCACCCCCGAAGTGCGCTCGGCGCTCGAAACCGCCCATGCCCGCATCAAGGCCCACCACGAAAAGCAGAAGCCGGCCGATCACATCTATACCGACGAGATCGGGGTGACGCTGGGCACGCGCTGGACGCCCATCGAGGCGGTGGGCATCTATGTGCCTGGCGGGCTCGCCTCCTATCCCTCCTCGGTGCTCATGAACGCCGTGCCCGCCAAGGTCGCCGGCGTCGAGCGCATCGCCATGGTGGTGCCGACCCCGCGCGGCGAGATCAACGCCGCCATCCTCGCCGCCGCCAAGATCGCCGGCGTCACCGAGATCTATCGCGTCGGCGGGGCCCAGGCCGTCGCCGCGCTCGCCTATGGCACCAAGACGATCGCCCCGGTCGACAAGATCATGGGGCCGGGCAACGCCTATGTCGCCGCCGCCAAGCGGCAGGTGTTCGGCAAGGTCGGCATCGACATGATCGCCGGCCCCTCCGAAGTGCTGGTGATCGCCGATTCCTCGGCCAACCCGGCCTGGGTCGCGGCGGACCTCCTGGCGCAGGCCGAGCACGGGGCAGGGGCCCAGTCCATCCTCGTCACCACCGATCCGCGCCTCGCCGATGCCGTGGCGAAGGAAGTCGACCGGCAACTGGCCGTGCTGCCGCGTGAACAGCTCACCCGCGAGGGCTGGGAGGAGTTCGGCGCCATCATCACCGTGGCTTCGCTCGACGAAGCGGTGGAACTGGCCAACCGCATCGCCTCCGAGCACGTCGAACTGGCGGTGGACGATCCAAAAGCGCTGATGCCGCGTATCCGCAATGCCGGGGCCATCTTCCTCGGCCACCACACGCCTGAGGCCATCGGCGACTATGTCGGCGGCTCCAACCACGTGCTGCCCACGGCGCGCTCGGCGCGCTTCGCCTCCGGGCTCGGCGTGCTCGATTTCGTCAAGCGCACCTCGATCCTGGGGTGCGACCCGTCCTCGCTCGCCATCCTGGCGCCAGCGGCGGTGACGCTGGCCGAGACCGAAGCCCTCGACGCGCACG from the Youhaiella tibetensis genome contains:
- the murA gene encoding UDP-N-acetylglucosamine 1-carboxyvinyltransferase; protein product: MDRIRLVGGNELNGEILISGAKNAALPLMISSLLTHEPLVLENVPRLADVKQLERILENHGVDIAVHGRRRGEAEGGGQRMTFHANDIVDTTAPYDLVSKMRASFWVIGPLLAREHNARVSLPGGCAIGTRPVDLFLYGLKALGADIDIDEGYVVAKAPKGGLVGTTITFPKVSVGATHTILMAATLAKGTTIIENAAREPEIGNVAECLVAMGAKISGIGTERLVIEGVSELHGATHEVLPDRIETGTYAMAAAMAGGNVLLRGARPEHLQAALDTLSASGVHITSEADGIRVYRNGNGIQPVDIETQPFPGFPTDLQAQFMALMTMSTGTSHIRETIFENRYMHVAELARFGADISVDGQLATVHGKSQLKGAQVMATDLRASVSLVIAGLAARGETIVNRVYHLDRGFERLEEKLSRCGAEIERLAS
- a CDS encoding DUF3010 family protein, whose protein sequence is MKMKICGVAITGSTANLAIVFLDENGSAQHYPCQTRKISLDDEKSYQSLAAFAQAIAAFAHENGVDAFCIKERALTGPMAGGGTTFKIETLIQYCSGKPVHFVHANTLRKFEKTNLAGLPAGLQAYLHDPYRAGAYHLSLG
- a CDS encoding serine/threonine protein kinase — encoded protein: MPFDISLLPENVRPTVQRLQKTITFSDNITKGANGYVLIGHNNLLDRPQVMKIYYWGGGAHIEPTLLAKLEFPNILKVDSAEPIDEDDAYFITRFCGGGDLDDQLAEKAFGPREGIDILLQIASGVSYLHGQGYLHRDLKPSNVFCTDGGVWVVGDFGSVVTMNEEGFASTQSKHSIIYRPPEDFEEAARFYRQGDIYQLGLLLYQTLGGRLDYEQDSWLSHAQMKQRETLGGIEGHVYAQSCIGSVIRKGKVLKLDTLPATVPKHLRQLIRQACRVDYKRRPEAASDFITKLNNLRRKTFDWKVVDGLYQLDVKGRSFRLTPVDGDLQVEKRVAGGWKKQHGLRFSDPLLAVGEVEDLAS
- a CDS encoding DUF2948 family protein: MADLKLLALDSDDLAVISAHTQDAVVRVGDMGYAQRDKRFALLMNRYDWEAGTVRNKGVRKRAALHFDRVLSVASAGIDTNAREGVLELLAISFTETDAPAGIVELTFAGGGTVRLEVEVLEARLQDLGAAWAAKAQPQHSL
- the hisD gene encoding histidinol dehydrogenase, producing the protein MPSFLDTRDADFAARFQALLEGKRESSQEVGDVVNTIIADVRARGDDALVELTNKFDKANVTPSTLRFTQEEIEAAAARVTPEVRSALETAHARIKAHHEKQKPADHIYTDEIGVTLGTRWTPIEAVGIYVPGGLASYPSSVLMNAVPAKVAGVERIAMVVPTPRGEINAAILAAAKIAGVTEIYRVGGAQAVAALAYGTKTIAPVDKIMGPGNAYVAAAKRQVFGKVGIDMIAGPSEVLVIADSSANPAWVAADLLAQAEHGAGAQSILVTTDPRLADAVAKEVDRQLAVLPREQLTREGWEEFGAIITVASLDEAVELANRIASEHVELAVDDPKALMPRIRNAGAIFLGHHTPEAIGDYVGGSNHVLPTARSARFASGLGVLDFVKRTSILGCDPSSLAILAPAAVTLAETEALDAHGRSVSIRLNR